A genomic stretch from Rhodobacterales bacterium HKCCA1288 includes:
- a CDS encoding carbohydrate kinase, with translation MLLCCGESLIDMLPRETSAGEAAFAPYSGGAVLNTAIAAARLGQKTAMLTGLSRDLFGQILEGHLASNHVDTSLCLRSDRPTTLAFVTLKDGHATYAFYDENTAGRMISPVDLPASLEGITALFFGGISLAVEPCADTYETLCLREATRLPVMIDPNIRPSFITDAARYRARLARMLAVADIIKLSDEDLAWLSNNSSEAEAVGDLLTAGAKLVLITKGADGVTAYSADGQLTHPVIPATVVDTVGAGDTFNAGILTGLAEAGYLSKAALAAPLPQDILKTALDLGVRAAAVTVARAGANPPLRAEI, from the coding sequence ATGCTGCTGTGCTGTGGTGAATCTTTGATTGATATGTTGCCACGCGAAACCAGTGCAGGCGAAGCCGCTTTTGCACCTTACTCAGGCGGCGCAGTTCTCAACACAGCGATTGCCGCAGCGCGCTTGGGACAAAAGACTGCGATGCTGACGGGCCTATCCCGTGATCTTTTTGGGCAGATTTTAGAAGGGCATTTGGCGAGCAATCATGTGGACACAAGCCTGTGCTTGCGAAGCGACCGCCCTACGACCTTGGCCTTTGTGACCCTGAAAGATGGCCACGCAACCTATGCGTTTTACGATGAAAACACTGCAGGGCGCATGATCTCTCCCGTTGACCTGCCCGCCTCTTTGGAGGGGATCACGGCGCTGTTCTTTGGGGGCATATCCTTGGCCGTAGAGCCCTGCGCAGATACCTATGAGACACTCTGCCTCCGCGAGGCGACCCGTCTGCCTGTCATGATCGACCCAAATATTCGACCAAGCTTTATCACGGACGCGGCCCGCTATCGCGCGCGACTAGCGCGGATGTTGGCCGTGGCCGACATCATAAAGCTGTCAGATGAGGATCTTGCATGGCTGAGCAATAACAGCTCCGAGGCAGAGGCCGTGGGTGATCTTTTAACGGCGGGCGCGAAACTTGTGCTGATCACAAAAGGGGCCGATGGGGTTACCGCTTATTCTGCAGATGGGCAGTTGACCCATCCCGTGATCCCCGCCACGGTTGTGGATACTGTGGGCGCGGGCGATACGTTTAACGCGGGCATCCTGACGGGCTTGGCCGAAGCAGGATATCTGAGCAAAGCGGCGCTTGCAGCCCCCTTGCCGCAAGATATTCTAAAAACCGCGCTTGATCTGGGCGTGCGGGCCGCCGCCGTAACTGTTGCACGGGCAGGCGCGAACCCGCCACTGCGCGCCGAGATTTAA
- a CDS encoding D-tyrosyl-tRNA(Tyr) deacylase has translation MRALVQRVSEAAVRVDGETIGQCGAGLLILICAMRGDTAAQAEHLAQKIAKMRIFKDEAGKMNRALLDIGGEALVVSQFTLAADTRTGNRPGFSQAADPETGRALYEHFAQSLAALGPKVETGQFGADMKVSLINDGPVTIWLDTEASTPKN, from the coding sequence ATGCGCGCCTTGGTTCAACGGGTGAGTGAGGCTGCCGTCCGTGTGGATGGGGAAACGATTGGGCAATGTGGCGCAGGCCTTTTGATATTGATCTGCGCAATGCGCGGTGACACGGCAGCGCAGGCCGAACATTTGGCCCAAAAGATCGCCAAAATGCGCATCTTCAAGGATGAGGCGGGCAAGATGAACCGCGCACTTTTGGACATAGGCGGCGAAGCACTGGTGGTGAGCCAATTTACCCTTGCCGCAGATACGCGCACAGGCAACAGGCCAGGGTTTTCGCAGGCCGCAGACCCTGAGACGGGGCGTGCCCTATACGAACATTTCGCGCAAAGCCTTGCCGCGCTTGGCCCCAAAGTTGAGACGGGACAGTTTGGTGCAGATATGAAAGTTTCGCTGATCAATGACGGCCCCGTTACCATTTGGCTCGATACTGAGGCATCTACGCCTAAAAATTAG
- a CDS encoding circularly permuted type 2 ATP-grasp protein — protein sequence MENPTPFFDEMLGPDNGARPPYEAYHRWFEGEDRRDLIRKSGEAERFFRRTGITFNVYGAADADERLIPFDIVPRIISGREWARLTRGIEQRVRAINAFLHDIYHRQEIIRAGRIPIELIAKNDAFLKAMIGLEPPGGVYTHIVGIDLVRVAEDQFYVLEDNARTPSGVSYMLENRETMLQMFPELFGRIKVRGVGDYPLALRRSLGASMPRHASGDGAVAVLTPGIHNSAYFEHAFLADHMGVELVEGSDLRVVDGKIAMRTTRGYKPIDVLYRRVDDDFLDPLSFNPDSLLGVPGIMDVYRAGGITIANAPGTGIADDKAIYSYMPEIVEFYTGEKPLLENVPTWRCSEADALAYVLDHLDELVVKEVHGSGGYGMLVGPAASKKELAAFRAKLKSRPANYIAQPTLALSTVPILTKAGLAPRHVDLRPFVLVSPNGIEITPGGLTRVALKKGSLVVNSSQGGGTKDTWVLEE from the coding sequence ATGGAAAACCCCACCCCCTTTTTTGATGAAATGCTCGGCCCTGATAACGGGGCGCGCCCGCCTTACGAGGCCTATCATAGATGGTTCGAGGGCGAAGATCGCCGCGACCTAATCCGCAAATCGGGCGAGGCTGAGCGGTTCTTTCGCCGCACGGGCATCACCTTCAACGTTTATGGTGCCGCTGATGCAGATGAACGTCTGATCCCGTTTGACATCGTGCCGCGTATTATCTCTGGCCGAGAATGGGCCCGTCTGACGCGCGGCATCGAACAGCGCGTTCGCGCCATCAACGCCTTTTTGCACGATATTTATCATCGCCAGGAAATCATCCGCGCGGGCCGCATTCCGATTGAGCTGATTGCCAAAAACGATGCGTTCCTCAAGGCTATGATCGGGCTAGAACCACCGGGCGGCGTTTACACGCATATCGTGGGAATTGATCTGGTGCGCGTGGCCGAGGATCAATTCTATGTGCTTGAGGACAATGCACGCACCCCATCGGGCGTGTCCTATATGCTCGAAAACCGCGAAACCATGCTCCAGATGTTCCCCGAACTGTTCGGGCGCATAAAGGTGCGCGGCGTTGGGGATTATCCACTTGCTTTGCGGCGCTCGCTTGGCGCTTCGATGCCGCGCCATGCCTCAGGCGATGGGGCTGTGGCCGTGCTGACACCGGGCATTCATAATTCCGCTTATTTTGAACATGCGTTTTTGGCCGACCATATGGGGGTCGAATTGGTCGAGGGCAGCGATTTGCGCGTTGTGGATGGTAAAATCGCCATGCGCACCACGCGCGGCTACAAACCGATTGATGTCCTTTATCGGCGTGTCGATGATGATTTCCTTGATCCGCTCAGCTTTAACCCTGACAGCTTGCTTGGTGTGCCAGGGATTATGGATGTCTATCGCGCAGGCGGCATCACTATTGCCAACGCGCCTGGAACAGGGATTGCCGATGATAAGGCGATCTATTCCTACATGCCCGAGATTGTCGAATTCTATACGGGCGAAAAGCCGCTTTTGGAAAATGTGCCGACTTGGCGGTGCTCTGAGGCGGACGCATTGGCCTATGTGCTAGACCATCTCGATGAATTGGTGGTCAAAGAGGTGCATGGGTCGGGCGGCTATGGAATGCTTGTTGGGCCTGCCGCCTCGAAAAAGGAATTGGCGGCGTTTCGGGCCAAGCTGAAATCACGGCCTGCGAATTACATCGCACAACCGACCTTGGCTCTTTCGACAGTGCCCATCCTGACCAAAGCGGGGCTTGCCCCTCGCCATGTCGATCTGCGCCCCTTCGTCTTGGTCAGCCCCAATGGCATCGAAATCACCCCCGGCGGACTGACGCGCGTGGCGCTGAAGAAAGGCTCACTCGTGGTGAATTCCAGCCAAGGGGGCGGGACGAAAGACACATGGGTTCTGGAAGAATGA
- a CDS encoding alpha-E domain-containing protein, whose protein sequence is MLGKTAGGLFWMFRHLERAENTTRLIETGLRIALTRPDRSNDEWQSLLKTAAAEQLFFTKYETADAANVVDFLLRDAANPSSVQSSMAQARQNARMVRTALTREVWEAVNDTYMQLRSTLARPATDKNLPDTIALVRQQSALVRGALHGSMLRNDVFDFARLGTFLERADNTARILDVKYYVLLPSISQIGSNLDNVQWETILRAVAGQRAYSWLTQGAVTPKGIADFLIFDGRMPRSLKFALGKLQSNLGYLEAEYGSTLPCHAMAARLNARLCTSSIDQVFEEGLHEFILTFLQDLAALGRQIETDYRFIG, encoded by the coding sequence ATGTTAGGCAAAACCGCGGGCGGATTGTTTTGGATGTTCCGCCATTTAGAGCGCGCCGAGAACACGACCCGTCTGATTGAGACGGGCCTGCGCATTGCGCTGACACGGCCAGATCGTTCCAATGACGAATGGCAAAGCCTGCTGAAAACAGCCGCCGCCGAGCAGTTGTTTTTCACCAAATACGAGACGGCTGATGCAGCCAATGTTGTGGATTTTCTATTGCGGGATGCGGCCAACCCGTCATCTGTGCAATCAAGCATGGCCCAAGCCCGCCAAAACGCCCGCATGGTGCGCACCGCCCTCACCCGCGAGGTCTGGGAAGCAGTCAATGACACCTATATGCAATTGCGCAGCACCCTTGCCCGCCCCGCCACAGATAAAAACCTACCCGATACGATTGCCTTGGTGCGACAGCAATCCGCACTGGTGCGCGGCGCCTTGCACGGGTCGATGCTGCGCAATGATGTTTTCGATTTCGCGCGGCTTGGCACATTCCTAGAACGCGCCGATAACACCGCACGTATTTTGGATGTGAAATACTATGTCCTGCTGCCCTCTATCAGCCAGATCGGGTCAAACCTAGATAATGTGCAATGGGAAACGATCCTGCGCGCGGTGGCGGGTCAACGCGCCTATTCTTGGTTGACCCAAGGGGCGGTCACACCCAAAGGCATCGCAGACTTTCTCATCTTTGACGGGCGCATGCCCCGCAGCCTAAAATTCGCACTTGGTAAATTGCAAAGCAATCTGGGCTACCTTGAGGCGGAATATGGCAGCACCCTGCCCTGCCACGCGATGGCAGCACGGCTCAATGCGCGGCTTTGCACAAGCAGCATCGACCAAGTCTTTGAGGAAGGATTGCATGAGTTCATCCTGACCTTTTTGCAGGACTTAGCGGCGCTTGGCCGCCAGATCGAAACCGATTACCGTTTTATCGGATGA
- a CDS encoding transglutaminase family protein yields the protein MRLKLSHRTSYGFDTAPSYGLQQLRLTPQNTPAQSVQDWQMQVTGGTVECSYLDHNQNLVTLISFAPDAQAVEVTCTGEMETNEVAGVHGAHRGLVPLWVFLQPSDLTRAGNGTRKLTAGLRDAKLSDIERLHTLSARILEAVPYAIGPTHAGSSAEEAIEAGSGVCQDHAHIFISAARLLGYPARYVSGYLMMEDRIHQDASHAWAEAHIEGLGWVGFDVSNGISPDTRYVRVASGVDYSEAAPIIGLRYGAGDERLSVDIQVQQQ from the coding sequence ATGCGATTAAAACTGTCCCACCGCACAAGCTATGGTTTTGACACTGCGCCCTCTTACGGGCTTCAGCAATTGCGACTGACACCGCAAAACACGCCTGCGCAATCTGTGCAGGATTGGCAAATGCAGGTGACGGGTGGCACAGTGGAATGCAGCTATCTTGACCATAACCAAAACCTTGTAACGCTGATTTCTTTTGCCCCTGATGCACAGGCCGTTGAGGTCACTTGCACGGGCGAGATGGAAACAAACGAGGTTGCGGGCGTGCATGGGGCCCATCGTGGACTTGTCCCCCTATGGGTGTTTTTGCAGCCCTCCGATCTGACCCGTGCGGGCAATGGGACGCGCAAACTGACCGCGGGGCTTAGGGATGCCAAACTCAGCGATATTGAACGACTGCACACCCTGTCTGCCCGTATCCTAGAGGCTGTCCCCTATGCCATTGGCCCCACCCATGCAGGCAGCAGCGCCGAAGAAGCCATAGAGGCAGGCAGCGGTGTCTGTCAGGATCACGCCCATATTTTCATCTCAGCCGCCCGCCTTTTGGGATACCCTGCGCGCTATGTCTCAGGTTATTTGATGATGGAAGACCGCATCCACCAAGACGCAAGCCATGCTTGGGCAGAGGCCCATATTGAGGGGTTGGGATGGGTTGGTTTTGACGTCTCAAACGGCATTAGCCCAGATACGCGTTATGTGCGCGTGGCCTCGGGTGTAGATTACAGCGAAGCGGCCCCCATCATTGGCCTGCGCTACGGCGCGGGAGACGAGCGGCTTTCAGTAGATATTCAGGTTCAACAGCAATAA
- a CDS encoding proteasome-type protease, with the protein MTYCVGLKLNSGLVFMSDTRTNAGVDNISTFRKMFTWEGPGERSITLMTAGNLATTQAVISLLNERAKPAEDRGNPSILEAPSMFQVAKLVGETLREVIKTQSGQDGPEAEATFSATIILGGQIKGAPPRLFLIYPEGNFIEASDDTPFFQIGETKYGRPILVRAFDPEMSFEDAVKLLMVSFDSTIKANLSVNLPLDLHVYTADSLKHGIMTRIEKDDPYFNVISMGWGDALKHAFNSLPPYSFTT; encoded by the coding sequence ATGACCTATTGCGTTGGTTTGAAACTGAATTCTGGCCTTGTGTTCATGTCAGACACGCGCACGAATGCGGGCGTGGATAACATATCGACCTTCCGCAAAATGTTCACATGGGAAGGCCCGGGCGAGCGTAGCATCACCCTGATGACCGCGGGCAATTTGGCAACAACACAAGCGGTGATCAGCCTCTTGAATGAACGCGCCAAACCCGCCGAAGATCGGGGGAACCCCTCGATCCTCGAAGCGCCTTCGATGTTTCAAGTCGCCAAATTGGTCGGGGAAACCTTGCGCGAGGTGATCAAAACACAATCAGGCCAAGATGGGCCTGAGGCAGAGGCAACCTTTTCCGCAACCATAATATTGGGCGGCCAGATCAAAGGCGCCCCCCCGCGCCTGTTCCTAATTTATCCTGAGGGCAATTTCATCGAGGCCAGCGATGACACGCCATTCTTTCAGATTGGCGAGACGAAATATGGCCGCCCCATTTTGGTGCGTGCCTTTGACCCCGAAATGAGTTTTGAGGATGCGGTCAAGCTTTTGATGGTGAGTTTTGACTCGACCATTAAGGCCAATCTTTCGGTCAACCTGCCGCTTGATCTTCATGTCTATACTGCAGACAGCTTGAAGCATGGAATAATGACAAGGATCGAAAAAGATGATCCGTATTTCAACGTAATTTCAATGGGTTGGGGTGATGCGCTAAAGCATGCGTTTAACAGCCTCCCCCCCTATAGCTTTACGACTTAG
- a CDS encoding FAD-dependent monooxygenase, translated as MLIGRNILVVGAGIGGLAAACCLAQRGASVRVLEQAEEIRAFGAGLQLSPNGMATLAGLGLADEISAISPRANAVYLRDFRKGAAVARVPLSRQTRPYHYVHRADLIEILASRARDLGVEITLGAAVTGVEGCDVILADGQRQSADVIVGADGLHSRIRTHLEPRGHPFFTGQVAWRAVIDAQQGDTLRDVQVFMGPARHMVIYPLRGGTLINIVAVEEHDQWVKDSWSERGDPAQLTGRFGDFCPEARAYLGRVTECYQWGLFRHPVARNWQNGQMVLLGDAAHPTLPFLAQGANMALEDAWILAARLSDTHDLTGALAEYEALRRPRTARIVQAASDNADHYHMRPSLLRVAAHTGLRMVTRYAPHLLAQRFEWIYGFDPTKS; from the coding sequence ATGCTGATCGGGCGCAATATTTTGGTGGTTGGGGCAGGTATTGGTGGCTTGGCTGCGGCCTGCTGCCTTGCGCAACGCGGCGCTTCGGTGCGCGTGCTAGAACAGGCTGAGGAAATCCGCGCCTTTGGGGCAGGGCTTCAACTGAGCCCCAATGGGATGGCCACGTTAGCAGGCCTTGGTCTGGCCGATGAGATCAGCGCGATATCCCCCCGCGCCAATGCCGTATATCTGCGCGATTTTCGCAAAGGGGCGGCGGTGGCGCGCGTGCCCTTATCCCGTCAAACACGCCCTTATCACTATGTTCATAGGGCGGATTTGATCGAGATTTTGGCCAGTCGTGCCCGTGATCTTGGGGTTGAGATCACCCTTGGCGCGGCTGTGACAGGGGTCGAGGGGTGTGATGTGATCTTGGCCGATGGTCAGCGCCAAAGCGCGGATGTGATTGTCGGGGCAGATGGATTGCATTCCCGCATCCGCACCCATCTTGAGCCGCGCGGGCATCCGTTTTTCACGGGCCAAGTTGCGTGGCGCGCGGTGATTGATGCGCAGCAGGGCGATACGTTGCGCGATGTGCAGGTATTTATGGGGCCTGCCCGCCATATGGTGATCTATCCGCTTCGAGGTGGGACATTGATCAATATCGTGGCGGTTGAGGAACATGATCAATGGGTGAAAGACTCGTGGTCAGAGCGGGGCGATCCTGCACAGCTGACGGGCCGATTTGGTGATTTTTGCCCCGAGGCGCGGGCCTATTTAGGCCGCGTGACGGAATGCTATCAATGGGGGTTGTTTCGCCATCCAGTCGCGCGCAACTGGCAAAATGGCCAGATGGTTCTTTTGGGGGATGCAGCGCATCCAACGCTTCCCTTCCTCGCGCAAGGGGCCAATATGGCGTTAGAGGATGCTTGGATCTTGGCAGCGCGCCTTTCGGATACGCATGATCTAACCGGGGCTTTGGCTGAATATGAGGCGCTGCGCCGCCCCCGCACCGCGCGGATTGTTCAGGCGGCCTCGGACAATGCAGACCATTATCATATGCGGCCAAGCCTGTTGCGGGTGGCCGCGCATACGGGGCTGCGGATGGTAACACGTTACGCGCCGCATCTGCTGGCGCAACGCTTTGAGTGGATTTACGGATTTGATCCGACTAAGTCGTAA
- the dksA gene encoding RNA polymerase-binding protein DksA: protein MKAETFLPEDYRPAEDEPFMNERQLEYFRRKLLNWKADLLDESRTTVTALQDGTRSIPDVADRASEETDRALELRTRDRQRKLITKIDAALRRIEEGEYGYCEVTGDPISLKRLDARPIATMTLEAQERHERREKVHRDD from the coding sequence ATGAAAGCTGAGACCTTTCTTCCAGAAGACTATCGTCCCGCCGAGGACGAGCCGTTTATGAATGAGCGACAGTTGGAGTATTTCCGCAGGAAACTGCTCAACTGGAAAGCTGATCTGCTTGATGAAAGCCGCACCACTGTCACCGCGCTGCAAGATGGCACGCGCAGCATCCCTGATGTTGCGGATCGTGCAAGTGAGGAAACAGACCGCGCGCTTGAATTGCGCACCCGCGATCGTCAGCGCAAGCTGATCACCAAGATTGATGCTGCTTTGCGCCGTATCGAAGAGGGCGAATATGGCTATTGCGAGGTCACAGGTGACCCGATCAGCCTTAAACGTCTGGATGCGCGCCCGATTGCGACCATGACGCTTGAAGCACAAGAACGCCATGAGCGCCGCGAAAAAGTTCATCGGGACGATTGA
- a CDS encoding GNAT family N-acetyltransferase, producing MPSSIDILPLRPEDRSAWEGLWKAYLAFYETTLAEAAIDLSFTRYSTPAHSDMMAWLAWQDGRATGLVHVISHAHGWKAEPVTYLQDLFVAPDARGQGIGAALIDHVCADAAAAGRPSVYWLTESHNATARRLYDRVATDTGFVKYAK from the coding sequence ATGCCCAGTTCAATCGATATTTTGCCCTTACGCCCAGAGGATCGGAGCGCGTGGGAGGGGCTGTGGAAGGCCTATCTCGCATTCTACGAAACCACCCTCGCCGAGGCGGCGATTGACCTCAGCTTTACCCGCTACAGCACCCCTGCGCATAGTGATATGATGGCATGGTTGGCATGGCAGGATGGGCGCGCGACTGGTTTGGTTCATGTCATCTCTCACGCTCACGGGTGGAAGGCCGAACCCGTAACATATCTGCAAGATCTGTTTGTCGCTCCTGATGCACGCGGGCAGGGTATCGGGGCCGCTTTGATTGACCATGTCTGCGCCGATGCCGCAGCGGCAGGGCGGCCTTCGGTGTATTGGCTGACAGAAAGCCACAATGCGACCGCGCGGCGGCTTTATGATCGCGTGGCAACGGATACGGGCTTTGTGAAATATGCGAAATAA
- a CDS encoding DUF2927 domain-containing protein, with protein sequence MRNKLNRAFGLLALLTLCACMADMPRDDAAARLAPALDTSSSDLPSFGAPNPIRFSRSNQSLAEDFMALSFVLESGRQIPRISRFEGPITVALAPSAPPALEGELSRLLTRLRTEAGIAISATAYRTNSPAKITIEALPAERIAAAVPQAACFVVPNASTWQEFIRQRGRVTSDWASLTTRNRAAIFLPADASLQEMRDCLHEELGQALGPLNDLYDLTDSVFNDDNFHAVLTTTDMMFLRIFNDPSLQSGMGQADVAARLPAILGRINPTGGVVSSINLANRDNRAWSNAIGRALGPNMPEGQRLEHAQAALNIAQRSNMRDARLGFSYYALGRIALARDPDRAAAAFASAQDIYQRLPNTDVQRAHIAMQIGALALARGDMTAALLQSTTALPIARRSENAHLLASLSMLRATALEGLGRGSEAQRSRLEAYAWGRYGFADRSLMQIRLGEIANLAPNATQAARN encoded by the coding sequence ATGCGAAATAAATTAAACCGCGCTTTTGGCCTTTTGGCGCTGCTCACGCTGTGCGCCTGCATGGCCGATATGCCGCGCGATGATGCGGCGGCGCGTCTTGCGCCCGCATTGGACACATCCTCATCTGATCTGCCAAGTTTTGGTGCGCCAAACCCAATCCGTTTCTCGCGCAGCAACCAATCCTTAGCTGAAGATTTCATGGCCCTCAGTTTTGTTTTGGAATCGGGGCGGCAAATCCCACGGATCAGCCGTTTTGAAGGGCCGATTACTGTGGCCCTTGCGCCCTCCGCCCCACCTGCATTGGAGGGGGAGCTGTCGCGCCTGCTGACCCGTCTGCGCACCGAAGCGGGGATTGCGATCAGCGCAACCGCCTATCGCACGAACAGCCCCGCAAAAATCACAATCGAGGCCCTGCCCGCCGAACGCATTGCGGCAGCCGTGCCTCAAGCGGCCTGTTTTGTCGTGCCCAATGCCAGCACATGGCAAGAATTCATCCGCCAACGAGGGCGCGTCACCTCCGATTGGGCGAGCCTCACCACCCGAAACCGCGCGGCTATTTTCCTGCCCGCCGATGCCAGCCTGCAAGAAATGCGTGATTGCCTCCACGAAGAATTGGGGCAGGCTTTGGGGCCATTGAACGACCTATATGACCTGACCGACAGTGTCTTTAACGATGACAATTTTCATGCGGTGCTCACCACGACCGATATGATGTTTCTGCGGATCTTCAACGACCCGTCCTTGCAAAGCGGCATGGGTCAGGCCGATGTCGCAGCGCGCCTGCCCGCGATTTTGGGGCGGATCAACCCGACAGGCGGTGTTGTGTCTAGCATCAATCTGGCCAACCGCGACAATCGGGCATGGTCAAATGCCATTGGTCGCGCGCTTGGCCCGAATATGCCCGAAGGACAGCGCCTTGAACACGCGCAAGCGGCGCTCAACATTGCGCAACGCTCAAACATGCGCGATGCGCGTTTGGGATTTAGCTATTATGCCTTGGGTCGGATTGCCTTGGCCCGCGACCCTGATCGTGCCGCAGCGGCCTTTGCATCAGCGCAAGATATATATCAACGCCTGCCCAACACCGATGTGCAGCGCGCCCATATCGCGATGCAAATCGGGGCCTTGGCCCTCGCGCGCGGGGATATGACCGCAGCACTTTTGCAAAGCACAACCGCCCTTCCGATTGCGCGGCGCAGTGAAAATGCCCATCTCTTGGCAAGCCTTTCAATGCTGCGCGCAACAGCACTCGAAGGATTGGGGCGCGGGTCTGAGGCGCAGAGATCACGGCTTGAAGCCTACGCATGGGGCCGCTATGGGTTTGCGGATCGCAGCCTGATGCAAATTCGTTTGGGCGAAATCGCAAATCTCGCTCCAAACGCAACTCAAGCCGCGCGCAATTAA
- a CDS encoding M48 family metallopeptidase, giving the protein MLKLTPILLAIGYALLSYQFSSWRLKRELDERSTRLADPRLREISKRMAKVLELEDIPVHLYEVDAINGLAAPDGRIFITRGFYQKYRAGEVTAEELASVIAHELGHVSLGHTKRRMIDFSGQNAIRVALSSLLGRLIPVAAVGIWVANILTSLLAARLSRADEYEADAYAASLLTASGIGTEPQKSLFRKLEALSGGGLRGGAAWLMSHPSTADRIKAIETLEDKWRGQIR; this is encoded by the coding sequence ATGTTGAAGCTGACCCCGATCCTTTTGGCCATTGGCTACGCACTGCTCAGTTACCAGTTCTCAAGCTGGCGACTAAAGCGAGAGCTTGACGAACGCTCAACCCGTTTGGCCGATCCGCGACTGCGCGAAATCTCTAAGCGGATGGCCAAGGTGCTTGAGCTTGAGGATATTCCCGTCCATCTCTACGAGGTTGATGCCATCAATGGGCTTGCAGCACCAGATGGGCGCATTTTCATTACCCGTGGTTTTTATCAAAAATATCGCGCGGGCGAAGTCACCGCCGAAGAGCTGGCCTCGGTGATCGCGCATGAATTGGGCCATGTCTCACTGGGTCACACCAAGCGGCGGATGATTGATTTTTCGGGTCAAAATGCAATCCGTGTGGCCCTCAGCAGCCTTTTAGGGCGGTTGATCCCCGTTGCGGCGGTGGGGATTTGGGTCGCCAATATCCTCACCTCTCTTTTGGCCGCGCGCCTAAGCCGTGCCGATGAATACGAGGCGGATGCCTATGCCGCCTCATTATTGACGGCAAGCGGCATCGGGACAGAGCCGCAAAAATCGCTCTTTCGGAAACTCGAAGCCCTGTCTGGCGGAGGATTGCGCGGGGGGGCGGCGTGGCTGATGAGCCATCCAAGCACGGCTGATCGGATCAAAGCCATCGAAACCCTAGAAGATAAATGGCGCGGGCAAATCCGCTAA
- a CDS encoding PIN domain-containing protein: MRLCLDACVLYPTVLRDCLIGLAQAGQMTPLWSDRILEEWARAAERNLGPEGGMIARGEIALLRANFPAAVIEADPEMEARLYLPDRADIHVLATAIAGKAEAILTFNLRDFPRAELAGHDIVALHPDSYLCDIWAQEPDLVAKICAGVLARMNDLREAPSDLRKMLKRARLPKLAKRLAD, encoded by the coding sequence ATGAGGCTCTGTCTTGATGCCTGTGTGCTTTATCCTACGGTTCTGCGCGACTGTTTGATCGGGCTTGCGCAGGCAGGGCAGATGACGCCCCTGTGGTCAGATCGCATTCTCGAGGAATGGGCCCGTGCGGCAGAGCGTAATCTTGGGCCTGAGGGGGGGATGATTGCACGCGGCGAAATTGCGCTGCTGCGGGCCAATTTCCCCGCTGCCGTCATCGAAGCGGACCCTGAGATGGAAGCGCGGCTTTATCTGCCTGATCGTGCTGATATTCATGTGTTGGCCACCGCCATCGCGGGAAAGGCCGAAGCCATTTTGACCTTTAACCTGCGCGATTTTCCGCGGGCTGAGTTGGCGGGCCATGATATCGTGGCCCTGCATCCTGACAGTTATCTGTGCGATATCTGGGCGCAGGAGCCTGACTTAGTGGCCAAAATTTGCGCGGGCGTTCTGGCGCGCATGAATGATTTGCGCGAGGCGCCATCTGATCTGCGCAAAATGCTAAAGCGCGCGCGCCTGCCAAAATTGGCGAAACGCCTTGCAGATTAG